Proteins from one Triticum aestivum cultivar Chinese Spring chromosome 7A, IWGSC CS RefSeq v2.1, whole genome shotgun sequence genomic window:
- the LOC123154462 gene encoding BTB/POZ and MATH domain-containing protein 1-like translates to MSKRGRTTGLVARTTVVDSALLEFTVNYEQTKHLAIGKSVHSDYISAGGHDWKIHCYPRGWVKANNGKYLSIYLYCREPVTTVRAIFKANVMGRHGKPSPIAATSSVFVYSSKDDILWHGWSRFVKRVDLEAKCVIEGRVTFLCHILVMRDDPIPVPPPKIGSHLNSLINGMDMDGTDVSFTTNGETFHAHRAVLAARSPVFRAKFFGPEAGATSSNIVLDDIEPATFKVLLKFMYTDALPGDDRVGRSPPIETFHHLLAAADKYALHRLKLICARKLGENVSLDSIATTLDLAETNSCLELKTKCIDLLAADKDFNKVVLTESFVLLGQKFPALIAELRERVEA, encoded by the exons A TGAGCAAGCGAGGCCGCACTACTGGTCTGGTGGCACGAACCACCGTGGTGGACTCTGCATTGCTTGAGTTCACAGTAAACTACGAGCAAACCAAGCACTTAGCCATCGGCAAGTCCGTCCACTCCGACTACATCTCCGCCGGTGGGCACGACTGGAAGATACATTGCTACCCGCGTGGGTGGGTGAAGGCCAACAATGGCAAGTATCTCTCTATCTACCTCTACTGCAGGGAACCCGTAACTACTGTCAGGGCCATATTCAAGGCCAATGTGATGGGCAGGCATGGCAAACCATCTCCGATAGCAGCAACGTCATCAGTTTTTGTGTATAGTAGCAAGGACGACATACTATGGCATGGGTGGTCTAGGTTCGTCAAGCGAGTAGATTTGGAGGCAAAATGTGTGATTGAAGGCCGAGTCACATTCCTCTGCCACATCTTGGTTATGCGTGACGACCCAATCCCCGTGCCACCCCCAAAAATAGGAAGTCATCTTAACAGCCTAATCAATGGAATGGACATGGACGGGACAGATGTGTCATTCACCACCAATGGTGAGACATTCCATGCGCATCGAGCAGTGCTTGCTGCCCGTTCTCCGGTTTTCAGAGCCAAGTTCTTCGGCCCGGAGGCTGGGGCCACATCTTCAAACATCGTCTTGGACGACATCGAGCCCGCGACGTTCAAAGTTTTGCTTAAGTTCATGTACACCGATGCCTTGCCTGGAGATGACAGGGTTGGGCGCTCTCCACCGATTGAGACGTTTCATCATCTGCTTGCCGCGGCGGACAAGTACGCACTGCATAGGTTGAAGCTTATCTGCGCCCGAAAGTTAGGGGAGAATGTGTCACTAGATTCCATTGCAACTACTCTAGATTTGGCAGAGACGAACAGCTGCCTGGAGTTGAAGACAAAGTGCATTGACTTATTAGCAGCTGACAAAGATTTCAACAAGGTTGTGTTAACTGAAAGTTTTGTGCTCTTGGGCCAAAAATTTCCGGCGCTTATTGCTGAGTTGAGAGAGAGGGTTGAGGCATAA